The stretch of DNA GCCCTTGAACTTAGCCTCCCTCCTGCCGAAGTCATAGGCGTAGTGGATGAGGAGTATGAAAGACTCCTCCATGAGCTGGAGGTAATCTATAGTCGTCACATGAGTTCGCTCCATCCCTCTGGAGAGCTTGGAGAAGCTGTATCTTGAGCCGTATCTATCCAGGATGCCCTTCAGAAGCTCCCTCGCGACGGTTTCCTGTCTTTGGAGCTTGGAGAGATCGCCCAACACGCTCCTTATGAAGACCTCCGAGAGTGAAGGGTCGATCTTCCCGCTTTCGAGGTAGCGGTTGACCACCATAGGGATGCCACCTGTTAGGAGATAGATCCCGAAGAGGTTTTGAATCACATCATAATAAGGCGCTATCTCGAATATCACCCCTCGGATCTTTCTCAGATCCTCCTCTATCCTCAGGTGAGATTCTGGAAGGATTTCCTCCAGCCTCTCAAGTTTCCTGGAAAGCTCTCCCGTCGGCTTAGTTCTCCTGATATAGTCCATAACCTGGAGGAGGAAATCCCGAAAGGTCAGGGGTTTGAAGTGGTATTCGTTCCCCTCAAGTCCCCTTCCGGGGAGAAGCTCCCCTTTCTCCTTGAGCCTTGGGGCGCTTGAACCGGTGCAGACGGTAATGGCTCTCTCTGCTATCCCTCGATCTGCAAGGTATTTGAGCTCCAGGTTCCAATCCTCCAGAGACGTGATTTCATCCAGGAAGAGATATATCTCCTCCGCCTCCCACGTCATTTCGAGGAAGTAGTTCAACGCATTCCTCAGTTCCCTCCTTGATGTGAAGAAGTCGAGTGAGAGATAGAGTATATGTCTCGGCGGAACACTCCGTTGTATGAGCTCCTTTATCGTATCCTTGAGATACGTGGTCTTCCCAGCTTGTCTACATCCCCTGAGGATATAGATGTTCCCCTTTTTCAGATCTATCGCCTTCCTTTTAAAGAAGATGGGGGTGGCCTTTTTGAAGCTGGGATCGTAATGGATGAACTCCTCTCCGTGGACCCACCACGGGTTTTGCCCTGCTATTTCAGATATCTTCACCATTTCCCAACCTGGATGCTATAATATCCAAATTTCCCCTCATCTGGATATTATACTATCCAAATTTCGCTCCTTCAAGGTCATAGGGGAACTTTCATCGTTGCTATACAGATAGGAGTCGACGGTGTCTTAAGTCAGTTAAGGTTATTCCTCCGCCTTTTTGCTCTTCAAAAACGTGGAAGGGCAAACCTGGGGACGATTCATATCGTTCCATCAGTGACAAATCGTACGTCAGCCTGTGAAGAGGCGAGTGGCGAATAGCGAATGGCGAATAGGGGCTATAACGGCCTTGGTGCTTCCCAATAGCCTATGAGGATAGAAAGAAGGGAAGATCTCGCGTTAGAGTGAGTGGAGAAATTCCCTTACGATCTCAAAGGCAGGGGCATCCCAGGGGAAATATCCGGCTTGAGCAGCTTCACCTAGATTATCTGATCTCCAGATCCACCTCGATGGCTGCCGATAAGGCTTTCTGATCGTAGCTTT from Candidatus Poribacteria bacterium encodes:
- a CDS encoding ATP-binding protein, producing the protein MVKISEIAGQNPWWVHGEEFIHYDPSFKKATPIFFKRKAIDLKKGNIYILRGCRQAGKTTYLKDTIKELIQRSVPPRHILYLSLDFFTSRRELRNALNYFLEMTWEAEEIYLFLDEITSLEDWNLELKYLADRGIAERAITVCTGSSAPRLKEKGELLPGRGLEGNEYHFKPLTFRDFLLQVMDYIRRTKPTGELSRKLERLEEILPESHLRIEEDLRKIRGVIFEIAPYYDVIQNLFGIYLLTGGIPMVVNRYLESGKIDPSLSEVFIRSVLGDLSKLQRQETVARELLKGILDRYGSRYSFSKLSRGMERTHVTTIDYLQLMEESFILLIHYAYDFGRREAKFKGDKKIYFLDPFILHSVRSYLSGRDVWDVISGTLQDESALGSLVEGVVISHLLTHGEIPYLRRGLTFLWSYYDKSRREIDAVIKVNGGRYRGIEVKYQAQVNKRDVRKVPQIRDYIILSRGDMGGDEGLLIVPASLLLALLPKSEGNL